TGTTTGGTCTTCAAATTATAATccttaaaagtttaatttattgtaattttcgATTCAAACTTTaagaattattacaattaaattctataatccaatttaattgatttaatattaatatattgttaATACAAAAGTAATGTATTAATGCTGTGATTGATGATAtgctaataattaaaatactatatcACTTTACAACAATGGTGCGTCAATATTTAGTAAACTAAATTGGACTATaggacttgattgcaataattctaaaaattcaagtaaaaaattacaataaattaaaatttgagagcCAAAGTGCTACCTATCTCACAGCATAAGGACCAAACATACAATTTATCCTTATTTCAATTAAAATCATTCTATGTAGAGAAATATTGGGACACAATTAAATTCCAAGTACCACTTTCCACAAACATGCAGATCACAATAATCAAGAAGGCACCACAGTTTGAACCATGTTTTATCTTTTGTCAGAGAAAATCCGACGTTCTCATTGTAACAAAGAGTCGCTCATTCAACAGTTGAAACTTCACTTACTATGGCAATTTCTAATCTAATCTTAAATTAGGGAAAACATTTCTCTAAATGAGGGGGGTGGGGGATCTTAAATGGTGCATCATATCTCAAATTGCACCTAAAGGCCATGTATTCAAGCACTTCAGATCTTTACTTAACCTATAAATGTTGCCGCAGGAAAATGCAAAGGTAGCAACCTTTCCTCCATAATGCAATCTTCTGAGCGCATTGTGATTGCTAGACCACAAAAGAACTTCATGAAGCTCCCCTTTCTTCCAGCAGATGTTCACAGTTACTCCGCCTCTCGCCTTCAATCCTTCAACACAACCGGAAGGCCACTTATCACGAGGGAGAGCCGGGAGTAAGTAGAGGTCACGCTGGGTGCTTTGGACTAGTATTTCAGCAATTGCCGCAGTGAAactgagagaaaagaaaatgagaaatcGCGAGAAGTGTCCCTCTGGGACTTCTACAGAAGAATTATTTAAGTAAAATTATTCAACTAACAACTTCTTCACTAAAGTACCAGCCAACAGCTATGCTGCAGTTAAAGCAGAAAATACAAATCGGAGATTCTGCCTTTTGGGGCTAGAAGCCCGTTTCAACTTCTCGTTATAACAAAAGCTTCACACTTTTCATTTGCCAAATATGGTGCTTACTAATTCTCAAAGTAGAGAAGCTGCTGCAGAAACCAAGCCAAATAGACACGCGGTCCTGTTTCGATCCATTACCgtctttttcaatatattcCTTTAATTGATTTAGAAGCATGTAATATTTGGTAGATGATGAGTATGATCACACATCCATAATGGATATTATATTCagccttcaaattatttttttctgaaataagataaatcaccttgtaGGCAAAATATACTATCTTACCAAATTATATATGCCAAAACCTTTCCagaaataaaattcaaattcctgCCTTTCAATTGCACAAGAAAAACTTTATACAAAATAAACTATCATTGAATATGttattccgacatccaaatAGGGGCCTAAGAGTTTTCTTCTAAGATAGCAAAACTGACATATATCTTAGACACAATCAGATTTTACAGTTAACCTATCCAAATTGAGACATTGATTCATACCCGAAATTGGCATCTATTTGAAATGGAGGATGTGCGGTGAACAAGTTGCTATACACTCCTCCTTCAAAGGCAGTTTCATTGTCAGGATCTACCAAGTTGATCAGCTGGAAAATCATTTTGTAAGCATGCTCGCTGTTATGAAGGCGAGCCCACAAAGCCATCTTCCATGTAGTTGACCATCCCGGACCGACATCACCTAACAAAGTGACaattatataaaagtaaaaaaaggaaagaaaattagTCCACACATTGCTAAAATTGTAAGGTCTGGAGTACCTCTTTTGTAAAGGCTGTTAGCAGCTGCTTTGCAGAGATCAGGAGTTTTCTCAACCGTAATAGTATGACctggaaaaagaccaaaaaggtGCGACAGATGCCTATGATGGATATCTGGGTCCTCAAAATCCTGCGCCTGTGTGCATTGAATGAAATTTAGACACTAGGAACACTTAAAACATGTCAAAGCAAccagaaaataaaacaaaataaaattagaagtcAACTAACCCACTCCATGATTGAACCATCTCTAGCAATTTTTGTTGGAGGGAGCCTAGGCAAGGCCTTCTCGATACGGTCAATTAATTCAGTATCGGTTTTCCCAAGAACCTAAAACAACAATTAGAGAAGAGAGCCTTAATCTCCAAGCtcattaaactaaaaaaatagatagcacTAGCATCACAAGACACTGAAACAGATTAGTCGGTATGATTTCTCACACCAATAGCACCTctttatgaaaattttcatgTGGAAGTAGTCACCTCAGCAGACGAAATAACGGCAGAGAAAACTTCCCGTATGATTGCAATGTCCATAGTTGTTGAATAGCTGACACTTGCCATCTTACCATCAGGAGCGATAAAAGAATGTTCGGGCGAAGTAGAAGGATTAGTTTCCAAGTACCCTCCATGTCCTTCAATTAACCAGTCTAACAGAAAAGTTGCACATCCTTCCAAAAGTGGGTATGCTGTATTCTCCAGAAAAACCTAAATAAAAGTGAGAAAATCGTAAGCTTTGTGGGTCAAATTATACCTACTTGAAGAAAAAatgttagaaaataaataaatgaaacatgatCAATATACTAAATTATGAACAAATAGGATAAATGATATATAATGCATGCCAAATTTGCGCCTGTAATGAGACACAGGGCTTACTTTGTCCATTGTGAAAGTATAATGCTCCCACAGATGTGTACTGAGCCAAGCCCCGCCCATTGGCCATAAAGCCCACACAGGGTCACCACGGTCGGGCGATGATTTTGCCCATATGTCCGTTACTTGATGAGCTACCCAACCACTTGCTTCATAATTGACCTGAaccgtaaaattaaattttgataaagcAATATGAAAGCTAGTAATTATCTGCAAAAGGGAGAAACTGATTATTGGAGAGATAAATAGGGGAACATATGCCTTGTAAGACTTGAATAGTGTAAATAATGTGGATCTTCTGTTATGATTACATGCAACAGCAAGTCCAAAATGGTGCAGGAAATGTTCTCATCCACATGCCTATCAATATGTAACAGGAAGCCAagaaattgcatgaaatattcACAAAACTCCACTTAAAATTTtctctaattaaaaaaaaaatccgaaaaaTGGCATGCTCATATACAGCATATTTCCAATTGTCAAGGAAGTTTCTATTCATACTGTTTATAACACAGGAAATTGGACAAATGAAGCATTATCACGATTCCACCTAAGTAACACTAAAAACGCAAGTCAACATTACCAGCCAAAGTATCATGCCTTCAATATTCTTAGACAACGCAATAAACCTCAAGGCAATGTATACACCACTAAATGAAGAATAGTTTGCTATTCAATCCTTACTCATCTCACAAAATATGGGTTGCTCCTGAAGCATTGTTTTATTCAACTCATCTATTGTAGATAAGGACTAGATTGGGAATGCTTTGTCCATAGCAGTCCCTTCAAGTTCCCTGAAGTTCCATGGATCCATTTTGGGACTTAGAACTTCAATGGATGCAAAGTTTGAGAAACGTAAAAACGACTATCAAGtatttaatatttctatatttccTTTCCTGTCAAGCATGGCtgatttttctattatgccataTAGCTTTAAATCAAGGATAGCAATCTTACTTTTGCTGTCTTGCTACCATTGATCGCAAGAGATTCAATAAAATCAAACAGTGGTTCTTCGCACTCACGAAGATTGCAAGGAAGCGATGGCCAGTAATTCATTTGCAGATTGATGTTCAGGTGAGGAGCTGCACTGGAAACAAACAGCAAAAGTAAAATTTCTATGTCAAACAGTACATAGCTATGAAATCTTCATCTCATTTTCCAAGCCATAGAACTCATTTTGGATGCAGGACAAATCCAAAAATTAAGCACCAATGATCAAAATCATGATGGCTCGTACATTGATGGATGTCTCTTTTATTGCCCACTTGCATTATATGCTATAATTGAGTTACTTACGGTGTGTGTCACTTGATCATACTTCTCTTATTAATCAAAACTAACTAAATAAAGATTCTCAGCTACAATAGTCAAAATCATAACCACTATTTCTGGAAAAGCAGATAACCTACATTTTTAGCACAGGTTCTGGTGTGTTAAGCAATACATGGTTAATTTTATAGGAAGCAGCGAATCACATACATGCAATCACTGTTCCGAAAGTACAAGTTCCTAACAAATGACCTAACAATTAGGAAAAAGATCCACCAGTTTGACGTATTAAAAGTCAAATTGAGTTTTCCAGGGTTTTATTGTAAACTTTTATAGGTTGTACCTTTGGTTCATAACTTCATATATATCTAAATagcaatataaaaattttgaaaggtccGTAAGTTGTCAAATGCTTCATGGAGAAGTTCGATGAATTAATATTAACCTCTAATGCTTTCGATTGAGGATATAATAAGCACCTGGAAATCTATTGCAAAAAGATATAAGCCTCATAGCaatgagaaaataaaattaacacaGCAAAAGTatgaataagaaatattggGAATAAATATTTGCATTCAACTCCTTGGTTGTGAAATAATACAAGCTTTTTATATAAACAACGAAGATATTTCCTCATAAGTTAAAAGACAAGCGATAAAATAAAAACTGGCTAAGGTAATATAGTTGAGGTAAAATCTTACTCCCATGCTGGCTCAATGTCCTTATTCCATATTCCTTGCAAGTTGGCAACCTGAGTTCCAGGCCTAGAACAAGATATTAGCAGGTACCGCCCATAATGGAATAACAGCTCTACCAAAGTGGGATCCTCATCATTTTTAAAAGATTTCACTCTTTCCGCAGTTGACTTGATGGCATCACTCATTATTCGGACCGAAGAATCAGTACTTTGTGATTCTGTGGAGTCTTTTGACAGTTTCAAAGTAACATGTTGAAAAAGACTC
Above is a genomic segment from Ananas comosus cultivar F153 linkage group 15, ASM154086v1, whole genome shotgun sequence containing:
- the LOC109721717 gene encoding alpha-L-fucosidase 2, with translation MLGDGDAAEEWVLVRRPTDADAAAAAAGWGGAAAAEERPLRIAFAEPAKHWTDAAPVGNGRLGAMVWGGVAAEKLQLNLDTLWTGVPGNYTNPKAPAVLSKVRELVDDGQYAEATSAAFDLSDKPSDVYQPLGDINIEFGNANDTYTGYERELDLTTATVTVQYAVGNVEYTREHFSSNPHQVLVTKISASKSGCLSFTVSLDSLLHHHSAANTSNQIIMEGSCPGKRIPPKENASESPSGIKFSAILNLQIGGDDYTAQIVDDRKIKVDGADWVVMLLTAASSFQGPFVKPSDSKVDPTSEAVKLLNPIKNMSFSQLISYHLDDYQSLFQHVTLKLSKDSTESQSTDSSVRIMSDAIKSTAERVKSFKNDEDPTLVELLFHYGRYLLISCSRPGTQVANLQGIWNKDIEPAWDAAPHLNINLQMNYWPSLPCNLRECEEPLFDFIESLAINGSKTAKVNYEASGWVAHQVTDIWAKSSPDRGDPVWALWPMGGAWLSTHLWEHYTFTMDKVFLENTAYPLLEGCATFLLDWLIEGHGGYLETNPSTSPEHSFIAPDGKMASVSYSTTMDIAIIREVFSAVISSAEVLGKTDTELIDRIEKALPRLPPTKIARDGSIMEWAQDFEDPDIHHRHLSHLFGLFPGHTITVEKTPDLCKAAANSLYKRGDVGPGWSTTWKMALWARLHNSEHAYKMIFQLINLVDPDNETAFEGGVYSNLFTAHPPFQIDANFGFTAAIAEILVQSTQRDLYLLPALPRDKWPSGCVEGLKARGGVTVNICWKKGELHEVLLWSSNHNALRRLHYGGKVATFAFSCGNIYRLSKDLKCLNTWPLGAI